A portion of the Sulfuricurvum kujiense DSM 16994 genome contains these proteins:
- a CDS encoding response regulator — translation MNVLNKLPDLKGINLLFVDDNELSREVAVRMFQKVGIEVKTAQDGNEAVDLFLSKPDYFHIILMDLQMPVMNGYEAARIIRKHDASIPIIALSAAFMDDDREKVLEAGMNDNLGKPIDMYRLFNMIASFSHRELPESSQTFDAERDDSLLDVGYLLAIVEGKREVATKLFSKFLVQLEGEFADIANRVANHDPDVEVSIHALKGLSGNLGAKLLSKQCSQIGTLLKEGDPVTAETLDRLNETIKHLKEKIKEMLRAEKKDSATQELSDTDIKTLYLQVMNDLKIGKMIHSISQQNLKKGLENTLCPEELIRWEEAMDAFDYDKALNYMREWKL, via the coding sequence ATGAACGTCTTGAATAAACTTCCTGATTTAAAGGGAATTAATCTTCTTTTTGTCGATGATAATGAACTCAGCCGAGAAGTTGCGGTGAGAATGTTTCAAAAAGTAGGAATCGAAGTCAAAACGGCTCAAGACGGTAATGAGGCAGTTGATCTTTTTTTGTCTAAACCGGATTATTTTCACATTATTTTGATGGATTTGCAAATGCCGGTTATGAATGGTTATGAAGCGGCTCGTATCATACGCAAGCACGATGCATCCATTCCGATTATTGCACTTTCAGCAGCATTTATGGATGATGATCGGGAAAAAGTGCTTGAGGCCGGGATGAATGATAATCTTGGCAAACCGATTGATATGTACCGTCTTTTTAATATGATAGCGAGCTTTTCTCACAGAGAGTTGCCGGAATCTTCGCAGACTTTTGATGCAGAAAGAGACGATTCTCTTTTGGATGTAGGATATCTGCTCGCTATTGTCGAAGGAAAAAGAGAAGTGGCAACAAAGCTGTTTTCCAAATTCCTTGTTCAACTGGAGGGCGAGTTTGCCGATATCGCAAATCGTGTAGCGAACCATGATCCTGATGTAGAAGTTTCTATTCATGCGCTTAAGGGGCTTAGCGGAAATTTAGGAGCAAAACTGCTTTCAAAACAATGCAGTCAAATCGGAACACTTTTAAAAGAAGGTGATCCTGTAACGGCAGAAACACTAGATCGATTAAATGAGACGATTAAACATCTAAAAGAGAAAATTAAAGAGATGCTTAGGGCAGAAAAAAAAGATTCCGCGACTCAAGAGCTCAGTGATACTGACATTAAAACCCTTTATTTGCAAGTAATGAACGACTTAAAAATAGGAAAGATGATCCATTCTATATCTCAACAGAATTTAAAGAAAGGGCTTGAAAATACGCTCTGTCCTGAAGAATTAATACGTTGGGAAGAAGCGATGGATGCGTTCGATTACGATAAAGCACTAAATTACATGAGAGAGTGGAAATTATAA
- the pepN gene encoding aminopeptidase N: MQEHKTIYYKDYLPSDYTVVNCSLEFIIEESSTRVENIMEIRRQNPSAKELRLDGEKLDLELIWVNDVLLDETMYTKEENALLIPLDTDEARIRIINRIYPDENTELEGLYRSGGIWCTQNEPEGFRRITYFIDRPDVMTKFTTKIIASKERCPVLLSNGNLRGTATLDNGKHLALWEDPIPKPSYLFALVAGDLGSITDTFTTMSGKKVDLAIYCDRGNEDKCHHAMRSLKKSMEWDEYTYGREYDLEIYNIVAVDSFNMGAMENKGLNIFNSHYVLADEDTATDADFMGIESVIAHEYFHNWTGNRITCRNWFELTLKEGLTVFRDQCFSADMNSELTQRLDDVRALRERQFVEDAGPTAHPIKPDHYMEINNFYTATVYEKGAEVIRMMYTVLGREKFREATDSYFEWYDGKAVGTEEFLKAMQSQSPVDLSQFKRWYSQERTPVLNVSSQYRPESAELVLKINQIIPNNTKNHEQLPYAMPFRIALLAEDGSEYPLKSDDVTLVHRDVVWLEKSVHEIVFKDISSAPRLSLNRGFSAPVIIECDELDYPFLMANDRDGFVRYEAAHQFGIETLEAMMNGAEVNEHYIESYGAILCDGSIEAMFKSQILELPTLTTLMQRQAVIDVDVIFNAHEKLKQVLARRYFSEMLSMLEGLYNPSNAHIDGVSMGKRALKNRLLGLLMSAGDESVNALCLSHYHESLSMSERLTALDLLENYAPDLASGALDDFYRRYQDQTLVMNKYFAVCASSRREGTMERVAALQENSAYDVKVPNLVRSLIGSFARNPVAFYHRSGTGFRFVAEKVIEIDAINPQIASGLAGAFKNYPKLSHEQKAQMGIELERIKNHPDLSNNVYEIVSKILEAS, from the coding sequence ATGCAGGAACACAAAACAATATATTATAAAGATTATCTCCCGAGTGATTATACGGTTGTAAATTGTTCATTGGAATTTATCATCGAAGAATCTTCAACCCGTGTTGAGAATATTATGGAGATTCGTCGTCAAAATCCGTCCGCGAAAGAACTTCGGCTTGACGGAGAAAAACTTGATTTGGAACTGATCTGGGTCAATGATGTGTTGCTCGATGAGACGATGTATACGAAGGAGGAGAATGCACTTCTTATCCCTCTTGATACCGATGAAGCCCGTATACGTATCATTAACCGCATCTATCCCGATGAAAATACTGAGCTGGAAGGTTTGTACCGTTCAGGCGGCATCTGGTGTACCCAAAACGAACCCGAAGGGTTCCGCCGCATTACCTATTTTATCGACCGTCCCGATGTAATGACGAAATTCACTACGAAAATTATCGCTTCGAAAGAGAGATGCCCCGTGCTGCTCAGTAACGGGAACCTGCGCGGTACGGCGACATTGGATAACGGCAAACATTTGGCCCTTTGGGAAGATCCGATCCCTAAACCGAGCTATCTTTTTGCTCTTGTAGCCGGGGATTTGGGAAGTATCACCGACACTTTTACGACGATGAGCGGAAAAAAAGTCGATTTGGCGATCTACTGCGACCGCGGCAATGAGGATAAATGCCACCATGCGATGCGTTCCTTGAAAAAATCGATGGAGTGGGATGAGTACACATATGGGCGCGAATATGATCTGGAAATCTATAACATCGTTGCGGTGGACAGTTTCAATATGGGGGCGATGGAGAACAAAGGGCTGAACATCTTCAACTCCCATTATGTCCTCGCCGATGAAGATACGGCAACCGATGCCGATTTTATGGGGATCGAGAGTGTTATCGCCCACGAGTATTTTCACAACTGGACTGGGAACCGTATCACATGCCGCAATTGGTTTGAGCTGACCCTCAAAGAGGGGCTGACCGTATTTAGAGACCAATGCTTCAGCGCCGATATGAACTCAGAACTCACCCAGCGGCTTGATGATGTCAGAGCACTGCGCGAGCGGCAGTTTGTCGAAGATGCAGGCCCTACCGCCCATCCGATCAAGCCCGATCATTACATGGAGATCAACAACTTTTATACCGCGACCGTCTATGAGAAGGGTGCCGAGGTAATCCGGATGATGTACACGGTACTGGGACGCGAAAAATTCCGTGAAGCTACGGACAGCTATTTTGAATGGTATGACGGCAAAGCGGTGGGGACGGAAGAATTTTTAAAAGCGATGCAGTCTCAAAGCCCTGTCGATCTTAGCCAGTTCAAGCGATGGTATTCGCAGGAACGGACACCGGTATTGAACGTATCAAGCCAATACCGTCCCGAATCGGCCGAGCTTGTGTTAAAAATCAACCAAATCATCCCCAACAATACCAAAAACCACGAGCAGCTCCCGTATGCGATGCCGTTTAGAATCGCTCTGTTAGCCGAGGACGGAAGCGAATATCCGCTCAAAAGCGATGATGTGACGTTAGTGCACCGGGATGTGGTGTGGCTGGAAAAAAGTGTGCATGAGATCGTCTTTAAAGATATTTCTTCCGCTCCGCGTCTTTCGCTTAACCGGGGTTTCAGCGCGCCGGTGATTATTGAGTGCGACGAGCTGGATTATCCGTTTTTAATGGCGAATGATCGTGACGGATTTGTCCGTTATGAAGCGGCCCATCAGTTCGGTATCGAAACGCTCGAAGCCATGATGAACGGGGCAGAGGTAAATGAGCACTATATCGAGAGTTATGGAGCGATTTTGTGTGACGGCTCGATCGAAGCGATGTTTAAATCCCAGATTTTAGAGCTTCCGACGCTGACGACGCTCATGCAGCGTCAGGCGGTAATTGATGTCGATGTTATCTTCAATGCGCACGAAAAGCTAAAACAAGTACTGGCACGACGCTATTTTAGCGAGATGCTCTCTATGCTTGAAGGGCTTTATAACCCTTCCAATGCTCATATCGACGGTGTGAGTATGGGAAAACGCGCCCTCAAGAATCGGTTGTTGGGGCTATTGATGAGTGCGGGAGATGAATCGGTTAATGCGTTATGTCTATCTCATTATCATGAATCCCTCTCTATGAGTGAACGTTTGACGGCTCTTGATCTGCTGGAAAACTATGCTCCTGATTTAGCCTCAGGTGCATTGGATGATTTTTACCGACGGTATCAGGATCAGACACTGGTTATGAACAAATATTTTGCCGTTTGCGCGTCGTCACGGCGTGAGGGGACAATGGAACGTGTTGCGGCATTACAGGAAAATAGTGCCTACGATGTTAAAGTGCCGAATCTGGTGCGCTCACTGATCGGAAGCTTCGCACGCAATCCGGTTGCTTTTTATCACAGAAGCGGGACGGGATTTAGATTTGTCGCCGAAAAAGTGATCGAAATTGATGCCATTAACCCTCAAATTGCATCCGGACTTGCGGGGGCATTTAAAAATTATCCGAAACTCTCCCATGAACAAAAAGCCCAAATGGGAATCGAACTGGAACGGATTAAAAACCATCCCGATCTCTCCAATAATGTCTATGAGATAGTTTCGAAGATTTTAGAAGCGAGTTAA
- a CDS encoding EAL and HDOD domain-containing protein — MMHNNLFLARQPILDRAENLFGYEFLYRNTYGECVIDDPRHATASVLVNLLNQIGASSSFGDTPAFINTDGPLLLTDILRTLPKDKFVFELSSSMKMNSRIHEAIRYYHSIGYRFALDNASFHPDYFETFSPLFPFIEFAKFDVNQTDIEQFNYLPNPYGKMKLIAQKVEFYEMAEAYDALGFEYFQGFYFARAHLITQRRIDPQYADVMHLFSLLQNDASIEEICDTFKQQSILSLQLFQFLRSVHPEHIEGIVSIREMIERFGKNSLMQWLLLLIYSKSGTKALDEKNSHAVFAQCRIDRMVFLLKKILPDVTERETDHIYFIAMLSLLEGLMNIPMESLLQILHPTQEIEDALITHTGVLGRVYAASLKMESSDVSGAAILLKSYGITLDDISSWRP; from the coding sequence ATGATGCACAATAATCTATTTCTTGCGCGGCAACCTATTTTGGATCGTGCAGAAAACCTTTTTGGGTATGAATTTTTATATCGAAATACGTATGGAGAGTGCGTTATTGACGATCCGAGGCATGCCACGGCGTCAGTACTGGTCAATCTGCTGAATCAAATCGGAGCCTCTTCTTCCTTCGGTGATACGCCGGCGTTTATCAACACCGACGGACCGCTGCTGCTGACCGACATACTTCGGACGCTTCCCAAAGACAAATTTGTTTTCGAACTCTCCTCTTCAATGAAAATGAACTCTCGTATCCATGAGGCGATTCGTTACTATCACTCTATAGGTTATCGGTTCGCGTTGGACAACGCCTCTTTTCATCCGGATTATTTCGAAACTTTTTCCCCTTTATTCCCGTTTATCGAGTTTGCCAAATTCGATGTGAATCAAACCGATATCGAACAGTTTAACTATCTTCCCAATCCCTACGGGAAAATGAAACTAATCGCCCAAAAAGTGGAATTTTATGAAATGGCGGAGGCCTATGACGCTTTAGGGTTTGAGTATTTCCAAGGATTCTATTTCGCACGTGCCCATCTCATTACTCAGCGTCGTATCGATCCTCAGTATGCCGATGTGATGCACCTTTTTTCCCTTTTGCAAAATGATGCGTCCATAGAAGAGATATGCGATACGTTCAAGCAGCAAAGCATCCTCTCTCTCCAGCTTTTCCAGTTTCTACGTTCCGTACATCCAGAGCATATTGAAGGAATCGTATCCATACGCGAGATGATAGAGCGCTTCGGGAAAAATTCTCTTATGCAGTGGCTACTCTTGCTCATCTACTCAAAATCGGGGACCAAAGCGCTCGATGAAAAAAATTCTCATGCCGTTTTTGCCCAATGCCGAATCGATAGAATGGTCTTTTTATTGAAAAAAATTCTCCCCGATGTTACGGAGAGAGAGACGGATCATATCTATTTCATCGCGATGCTCTCTTTATTGGAGGGGCTTATGAATATACCGATGGAGTCACTCTTACAGATACTCCATCCGACACAGGAAATTGAAGATGCTTTGATAACGCACACCGGCGTATTGGGAAGAGTGTATGCCGCATCTCTCAAAATGGAGAGCAGCGATGTAAGCGGAGCGGCAATATTATTAAAGTCATATGGGATAACCCTTGATGATATCAGCTCATGGCGTCCATAG
- a CDS encoding PAS domain S-box protein produces MKRLIIYAIFIISILLSTAAFWYANKIFKERERLRFETVAKQITIKVKGRMDAYRETLYAGVGLFEASQSVERDEWHRFVDALKVDTNFPGIQGLGYSRVIPPEQAENPKQKQELYTSIIYLEPADWRNRRALGYDMFSENVRREAMLRALYTGKAAASGKVRLIQENSVNEQAGFLMYVPVYRKGMPLGTNAERLAAIEGFVYAPFRGNDLMHGILGNRYNEIGLEIYDGKKNEKNLLFSGNQKGTASDTAVIKTELVIDGRVWTLYFRPYQGFLDESDTNDPWFILALGILISFAVFSVMISILRTKEKAQILAKKMTYKLSLQKQFLDNVFENNAAGIFVVDQNRNIITSNQRFCDILGYTKEELIGKNASFLHVSDESYLAFAPHFLKAKNGERSKVEYLIKDKNGKEVLCEFLGMSIEIDKNNTGVIWSVLDISERKHAEIELRNSEEKFRSMFMKQDAPMLLLDPENGVILDVNHAAEKFYGYSADEMEKMTIDQINTLSKEALKNEMESALAEERNFFVFKHRLKSGEIKSVEVHSSPFLLGNRRVLFSIVFDITKREKAEEKLLAVSSLNKALLDNSAVGIFLASPERMIIETSKRAYEMFGYSADELIGKSFRIIHVSEESFEDFGTQYQNLLSDGRTNIEYPFIKKNGVKIWCSVSGTPLDESDLSKGIIWTLQDITERKAAERAMLIAKEQAEEANISKSRFLANMSHEIRTPMNAILGLSQVMLDSDMAPKEKDFLLKIHSSSKMLLGIINDILDYSKIEANKLELEHKNFNLENVLAQLKVLFTQSAAEHGLELYFHKKSDVPEIIVGDELRLDQVLTNLLSNALKFTHHGTVTLAIELKERHENRAIIGFSLTDTGIGISDEDISKLFQPFNQADSSMTRKYGGTGLGLAISKRLVNAMGGELSLSSVKGEGSTFSFDIDVEVVSWEQSHEHIENEGYKILIVDDQEISRIILREMAENFGCQTEEASGGEEAIEMILKADADKRGYDVVIMDWYMPGMDGKEAIRQLNQLEREGVLKTKVPSILMVSAHSKEEIHVEEMEIDAFLAKPVTSSTLFDALALVKNGIHAITDMQEKQDLPDMSGVNVLLVEDNELNQEVALLMLKKAGIEVKTAQNGKEAVDIFLSNPEYFHIILMDLQMPIMSGYEASAIIRENDKKIPIIALTAAAMVEDREKVIEAGMNDHLSKPIDTDVLYKKIAHWCGISAIESKRPLSNTNTDTSILDIKYALNLVSGKKELLNTLLLKFLAQLEGEFSEIPNRLTQHDPAAASLIHALKGVSGNLGARALFSRCTRIDTLFKEGKPIPNEEIQRYVEEAEVLKEQIKEVTDEKTESVYHSVSTLSLQELKAFFDQIYNDLKTGNMVQMKDQHHLTEVLHDLIDHKEIMSWKEAMEEFDYDSALEIMNRWKL; encoded by the coding sequence ATGAAACGATTAATAATTTATGCTATTTTTATAATCAGTATTCTTTTGAGTACTGCGGCATTTTGGTATGCGAACAAAATTTTTAAAGAGCGGGAACGCCTCCGCTTTGAGACGGTCGCAAAGCAGATTACGATAAAAGTCAAAGGGAGGATGGATGCATACCGTGAGACCCTTTATGCAGGGGTCGGATTGTTTGAAGCATCTCAAAGCGTAGAGCGTGATGAGTGGCATAGGTTTGTTGATGCGTTGAAAGTTGACACAAACTTTCCGGGTATACAGGGCTTAGGCTACTCTCGTGTCATACCGCCCGAGCAAGCCGAAAATCCGAAGCAAAAACAAGAGTTGTATACGTCAATTATCTATTTAGAACCTGCCGATTGGCGAAATCGCCGTGCACTGGGATACGACATGTTTTCGGAAAATGTGCGCAGAGAGGCCATGCTTCGAGCACTGTATACGGGAAAAGCGGCGGCCAGCGGAAAAGTACGTTTGATACAGGAAAACAGCGTTAACGAACAAGCCGGTTTTTTAATGTATGTCCCGGTTTATCGAAAAGGGATGCCACTGGGGACGAATGCTGAACGTCTTGCAGCTATAGAAGGTTTTGTATACGCTCCGTTTCGGGGGAACGATCTTATGCACGGCATCTTGGGTAATCGCTACAATGAAATCGGATTAGAGATATATGACGGTAAAAAAAATGAGAAGAATCTGCTTTTTAGCGGAAATCAAAAAGGCACGGCATCGGATACGGCGGTCATAAAAACCGAACTTGTTATCGACGGAAGAGTCTGGACCCTCTATTTTAGACCTTATCAAGGATTTTTGGATGAATCGGATACCAATGATCCTTGGTTTATCCTTGCGTTAGGAATCCTTATCTCTTTCGCCGTATTTTCAGTGATGATATCGATCCTTCGGACGAAAGAGAAAGCACAGATACTCGCTAAAAAAATGACGTATAAACTTTCCCTTCAAAAACAGTTTTTAGATAACGTTTTTGAAAACAATGCCGCGGGAATTTTTGTCGTAGACCAAAATCGAAATATTATTACGTCGAATCAACGCTTTTGTGACATCTTAGGCTATACCAAAGAAGAGCTTATTGGCAAAAACGCATCTTTTCTGCATGTTAGTGACGAGAGCTATCTAGCCTTTGCCCCCCATTTTTTAAAGGCTAAAAACGGAGAGAGATCTAAAGTCGAGTATCTCATTAAAGATAAAAACGGCAAAGAGGTGCTTTGTGAGTTTTTAGGGATGAGTATTGAGATAGACAAGAACAATACCGGAGTTATTTGGAGTGTTTTGGATATTTCTGAACGAAAACATGCGGAAATTGAGCTTCGAAACAGCGAAGAAAAATTTCGCAGTATGTTTATGAAACAAGATGCCCCGATGCTCTTGCTAGATCCTGAAAACGGCGTTATATTGGATGTAAATCACGCCGCTGAAAAGTTTTACGGCTATTCGGCGGATGAGATGGAGAAGATGACGATTGATCAAATCAATACGTTGAGCAAAGAAGCGTTAAAAAATGAGATGGAATCGGCATTGGCCGAGGAGAGAAACTTTTTTGTATTCAAGCATAGACTGAAGAGTGGAGAGATTAAAAGTGTCGAAGTGCACTCTTCTCCGTTTCTATTGGGAAATAGACGGGTTCTTTTCTCGATTGTCTTCGATATTACGAAACGGGAGAAGGCGGAAGAAAAGTTGCTGGCGGTTTCCAGCCTGAATAAAGCGCTGTTGGACAACAGCGCTGTCGGAATCTTTTTGGCTTCTCCGGAACGGATGATTATTGAGACCAGTAAAAGAGCATATGAGATGTTCGGATATAGTGCGGATGAACTAATCGGTAAAAGTTTTAGAATAATTCATGTTTCCGAAGAATCGTTTGAAGATTTCGGTACACAATATCAGAATCTTCTGAGTGATGGAAGAACCAATATAGAATACCCGTTTATCAAAAAAAACGGAGTAAAAATATGGTGCTCCGTTTCGGGGACTCCGCTTGATGAATCGGATTTGTCCAAAGGGATAATTTGGACACTTCAGGATATTACTGAACGTAAAGCGGCTGAGAGGGCAATGCTGATTGCCAAAGAACAGGCAGAAGAAGCAAATATTTCAAAAAGCCGCTTTTTAGCCAATATGAGCCATGAAATACGGACTCCGATGAACGCTATTTTAGGGTTGAGCCAAGTGATGCTCGATAGTGATATGGCGCCGAAAGAAAAAGATTTCCTTCTTAAAATTCACAGTTCATCCAAAATGCTTTTGGGCATTATTAACGATATCCTCGATTATTCTAAAATTGAGGCGAATAAACTGGAACTGGAACATAAAAATTTTAATCTGGAAAACGTATTGGCTCAGCTGAAAGTTCTTTTTACCCAAAGTGCCGCTGAACACGGATTGGAACTCTATTTCCATAAGAAAAGCGATGTTCCCGAAATCATTGTCGGAGATGAACTGCGGCTCGATCAAGTTCTTACCAACCTTCTGAGCAATGCATTGAAATTTACCCACCATGGAACGGTTACGCTTGCGATTGAATTAAAAGAGAGACATGAAAATCGGGCTATTATAGGTTTTAGTCTTACCGATACGGGAATCGGGATAAGTGATGAGGATATTTCAAAATTATTTCAGCCTTTCAATCAGGCGGATAGTTCAATGACCCGTAAATACGGAGGAACAGGGCTTGGATTGGCCATTTCTAAAAGATTGGTCAATGCAATGGGGGGAGAACTTTCTCTTAGCAGTGTAAAAGGGGAGGGATCGACCTTTAGTTTTGATATTGATGTCGAAGTCGTCTCATGGGAACAGAGCCATGAACATATAGAAAATGAAGGGTATAAGATTTTGATTGTTGATGATCAGGAAATTTCCCGGATTATTCTTAGGGAGATGGCAGAAAACTTCGGATGTCAAACCGAAGAAGCCTCCGGCGGAGAGGAAGCAATTGAAATGATACTCAAAGCGGATGCCGATAAACGGGGATACGACGTTGTTATTATGGATTGGTATATGCCTGGGATGGATGGAAAAGAGGCAATCCGGCAGTTGAATCAGTTAGAACGCGAAGGGGTTTTGAAAACAAAAGTTCCTTCCATTTTGATGGTAAGTGCCCATTCCAAAGAGGAGATCCATGTCGAGGAAATGGAGATTGACGCCTTCTTGGCCAAACCGGTCACCAGTTCCACGTTGTTTGATGCATTAGCATTGGTGAAAAACGGAATACATGCCATTACGGATATGCAGGAAAAACAAGATTTACCGGATATGAGCGGCGTGAATGTTCTGCTTGTCGAGGATAATGAACTCAATCAGGAAGTTGCGCTACTGATGCTCAAAAAAGCGGGAATAGAAGTAAAAACGGCACAAAACGGCAAAGAGGCGGTTGACATCTTTTTATCAAATCCCGAGTATTTTCACATTATTTTGATGGATTTGCAAATGCCGATAATGAGCGGGTATGAAGCGTCGGCAATTATTCGCGAAAATGACAAGAAAATCCCGATTATCGCCTTGACCGCTGCGGCTATGGTTGAAGACAGAGAAAAAGTAATAGAAGCGGGGATGAATGATCATTTGAGCAAGCCGATTGATACCGACGTACTCTATAAAAAAATTGCACACTGGTGCGGTATTTCGGCTATTGAAAGTAAGAGACCGTTATCAAACACAAACACGGATACATCAATCCTCGATATAAAGTATGCTCTTAACCTTGTCAGTGGGAAAAAAGAGCTGCTCAATACGCTTCTGCTAAAATTTCTTGCTCAACTTGAGGGAGAATTTTCTGAAATTCCGAATCGTTTGACTCAACATGATCCGGCCGCCGCATCATTGATTCATGCACTAAAAGGGGTGAGCGGAAATCTAGGTGCAAGAGCTTTATTTTCCCGGTGTACACGAATCGACACACTTTTTAAAGAGGGGAAACCCATACCGAACGAAGAAATTCAACGCTACGTCGAAGAGGCAGAAGTTTTAAAAGAACAAATTAAAGAAGTGACAGACGAAAAAACGGAATCAGTATATCATTCCGTTTCCACATTGTCTCTCCAGGAACTAAAGGCATTTTTTGATCAGATTTACAACGATCTTAAAACGGGGAATATGGTGCAGATGAAAGATCAGCACCATTTGACAGAAGTGCTTCACGACTTGATTGACCATAAAGAAATAATGAGTTGGAAAGAAGCGATGGAAGAGTTTGATTACGACAGTGCATTGGAGATAATGAACAGATGGAAACTATGA
- a CDS encoding PAS domain-containing protein → MGSEYVLDDTDFLVSQTDEKGVILFANEDFCKIAGYTIDDLIGKPHSIVRHPDMPKAAFKDLWDTVKSGKIWTGYVKNATKSGGFYWVYATVYPNVGCENGKCGYLSCRRKPSREEIAEAERLYKTMS, encoded by the coding sequence ATGGGCAGTGAATATGTACTTGACGATACCGATTTTTTGGTATCGCAAACAGATGAGAAAGGGGTCATCCTTTTCGCCAATGAGGATTTTTGCAAAATAGCCGGCTATACGATTGATGATCTGATCGGAAAGCCGCACAGTATTGTTCGTCATCCCGATATGCCGAAAGCCGCATTCAAAGATTTATGGGATACCGTCAAAAGCGGCAAGATATGGACGGGATATGTAAAAAACGCGACCAAAAGCGGCGGTTTTTACTGGGTGTATGCGACCGTTTATCCGAATGTCGGATGTGAAAACGGAAAATGCGGATATCTGTCGTGCCGCCGTAAACCTTCGCGCGAAGAGATTGCCGAAGCTGAACGTCTTTATAAGACTATGAGTTAA
- a CDS encoding GGDEF domain-containing response regulator — protein METMTKPTILIVDDMAANITILSDLLQDDYKIKVAKNGQKALEIAKGSEKPDLILMDIEMPEMSGYEVCKELKNTPSTNNIPVIFVTARNDVKDEEYGLNLGAVDYISKPFHPTIVKIRVKNHITLKLKGDWLEDLSRIDGLTHIPNRRYFDEEYQKKCKEMIREHKTVAILMIDVDYFKRYNDHYGHGKGDECLIKIAGALKSSLKRPSDMVARYGGEEFIVILQNIDHEGAANVAQNLIKAVSDLGIKHEYSSTADHVTISLGMAFKPADEKVCTEELLKTADDALYRAKEGGRNQLVIFENKMTPKE, from the coding sequence ATGGAAACTATGACCAAACCCACCATTTTGATCGTTGACGATATGGCCGCAAATATCACTATCCTCTCTGATCTCCTGCAAGATGATTATAAAATAAAGGTGGCTAAAAACGGCCAAAAAGCATTAGAAATCGCTAAAGGGAGTGAGAAACCCGATTTGATTCTGATGGATATTGAAATGCCTGAAATGAGCGGATATGAAGTATGCAAAGAGTTGAAAAATACTCCTTCGACCAACAATATACCCGTCATTTTTGTGACCGCCCGCAACGATGTCAAAGATGAAGAGTACGGGCTGAATCTCGGGGCGGTGGATTATATCTCAAAGCCGTTTCATCCTACCATTGTCAAAATCAGAGTCAAAAACCATATTACCCTCAAACTAAAAGGTGATTGGCTTGAAGATCTTTCCCGAATTGACGGTTTGACCCATATCCCCAATCGCCGTTATTTCGATGAAGAGTATCAGAAAAAATGCAAAGAGATGATCAGAGAGCATAAAACAGTTGCAATACTGATGATCGATGTCGATTATTTTAAACGGTATAACGATCATTATGGACATGGAAAAGGGGATGAATGCTTGATAAAAATCGCCGGAGCGCTGAAATCCTCGTTAAAAAGACCCAGTGACATGGTAGCTCGCTACGGCGGTGAAGAATTTATCGTTATTCTCCAAAATATTGATCATGAAGGGGCGGCTAATGTAGCGCAGAATTTGATCAAAGCGGTAAGTGATTTGGGGATAAAACATGAATATTCCAGTACTGCGGATCATGTTACTATCAGCCTGGGTATGGCGTTTAAACCGGCTGATGAGAAAGTTTGCACAGAAGAACTTTTAAAGACGGCGGATGATGCGCTGTATCGCGCAAAAGAGGGCGGCAGAAACCAACTGGTAATCTTTGAAAATAAAATGACCCCCAAAGAGTAG